ATCCATAACATTAGAAAAAGTTAAATCAACAATGTGTAGTTGTGGTTCAAGAAGCATTGAAGAACTAAAAAGAACAGCTAGACTAACTTTGGTTTCTGCTACTAGTATCATAGAAGGCGGAGCTCACGACGTTATTTTAAAAGACAAAGAATACACTTAAAAATAACTACTTGGAAGCCATCCTCGCTTAACACATTCTTGGAAACTCCATTCTGGCTGTGTTTCTGTTTTATAAGTCCAAAAAAACCAACCATCGAAAGACTCATAAGCCAATAATTGTGCGCAACCAAAAGCTTTTTTTGCCGCCTCTAGTTGCATTTCATCCAATCCAAGATAGGCATGATTTCTTGATTTAATTTCAAAAAGTACGGGAACAACCATTGGGTCTAATCCCAAGCTCCATTCCCCCACAACACACCTTATTCCTAGCTTATCTTTAATGTTTTTTGATTCCTGTATTAGCTTAGTTACTGGTTTATTAATATGTTCATAAATATTCTGATTCATGTCTAATGTCTCGAAACATTGATAACGATGAATATCATAAAACAAAAGTTTCTTTTCTTTGTCGCTATAAACACCTTGCCACTCAACACAATCTCGAAACCCTTCATGAAACATAATTTGGGCTTCAGAAACAGTTTTCATTGCTTCAATCGCTCTTAAGTTAAATTCATTGATAAAATTAGTAGGGATATCCCACCTTGGCTCATTAAGCAAAGAAATTGCCAAGATGTTTCTTCTTTGAGAATATCTTTCCGCTACTCGTTGCAAAAGCTTAACAGTAAACTCCACATATTCTTCTTTCTTATGCCAGTCACATGTATTAAACATGCCACCATTATCAAAGCCATTCTGACAACCAGGCGCAGCATGTAAATCTAACACAACATCTATCGCGTACTTCTCAGCCCAATCAACAGCTTTATCTAAATACTCAAGGGAACCATTCACGTAAGGATATTTTGTTCCCTTATAATTCTTATGGTAAGGATAGTCCTCACCAAACAACCAATGCCCATAAGGAATTCTAATTGTGTTAATTCCGATAGATGCTAACCACTTAATGTCTTTTTCTTGAATAAAAGAACTTCGATGTTTTTCTATTCTTTTGACTGCTATTTCTTTCAACTCAAGCAATAAGCCCAGCTCATCTTCTGCTAAAGAATCAGTAAACAGAGAAGGCTTAATCCATTTCTCTAGGACAAGCCATCCACCCAGATTAACTCCTCGTATCTTTTTCTTCACTTAAAAACGCTTGAATAACTCTCGGGATTCTCAAAGATTTTTTTAAAATAATGCAAAAACAACCCAGCATCAGCACCATCAGCATACCGATGGTCTAGTGTAAAATTTAAGGAGGTAATTTCTTTTGCTACAACCTGACCATTGTCTACTACTGGTTTCATTTTTGTCTTACCAATAGCAACTATCAATGGACAACGCGTATATGGAGATAAAGGAACAAAAGCGTTCTCAAGCCCCAATGAACCTAAGTTTGTTACTATCACTGAACCAATCGGATCAGAAGGAAGACCAAAAATTCTAGGCGATAAATTTAAGGTATAAATAACAAAATCAATAATCTTATAAACTATCCCTAAAAGCATGGAAGGAATCCATCTGACTATTGACTGAAATCCCTCAAGTTCACTTTCTTTAGATTTGCGTAAGAAGTCCACTTCTTTGCTAACAATCTCGGAAACTTGCTCAATAGTTAAATCGGGGACATTTTTTACAGAAAACCCAGAAAGATCCTTCCCCTTTTTCGTCCTCAACAATGTTGAAACAAAAACATTAGTTTCTTTACGCAAAAAAAGTTTATTTCTGATTAAAACCAAATTCAAAACATTATATTTGTAAAAGCACTCACCCAAAATCTTTACAACTAAATGCGTAAGTGTTACATCATTCTTATTTCTTTTATTATTTATTTCATTAATAAACTTTAAAGCATTAGTTGTTTCAAGTTCTAATTGGCAATAAATACTTGGATCTTTCGGATGTGACCAGCTAGCAATAGAAATTTTTCTGTACGATACTCTGGACATTCTCTCCCCTGTTTTAATATTTTGCATATCCAAATAATATCAGTTTATTGATGATAAAACCATCTCATGTCTGTGTTTTTAAAAATATTTCTTCCGTTAATTTTCTAGGAGTTAAATCAAAAAGCTTAACTGTAATCCCCTCAAATTCCCTTACATCTTCTAAATATTTACTAAAAGGCGTATCGCAATCTAATACTGCCATTTTTTTAATCCCATTAATCTTTATTCCGGTTTTTGCAAAATATTTATTACAAAATTCCTTTAAGAAAATATTTCTTTCATTAGAATTAAGTTGCCTGGATATCTCTTTTAAAAACTTTTCACACCGAATAATGCTACCCGCTGCCCAATTCTTAATTTCTACGTCCCAAAGACAGTCCTCTTGATCTAAACAAATTAAATCTATCTCGCCCTGCGAACTTTTCTTAACCATCTTAAGTATTCCACGTATTTTTCTGACTTTTTTAACGTCAAAACTATCTCTAATAAGTCTTGGTGCTTTCCATCCTGTAAAAGAACCAGCAAAAATAATAGCTCCGCTACTAAAATCAATAATCCCCCTCTCACCCAGAATATTGTAAATAAAGTCTGACTGTTCAACGGAAATATCCTCAATACTACAAAAACTTTCTTTATGAATAATACCTTTAAATTCTTTTTGAAAAGAAAGAACTTTCCAGTCGTAAACTTTATCCGCCATATAAGCAAATACTAGCTCACCATACACACCCTTTAACATTGAAGGATCACTTACCTCAAACTTTAAAACCAAATCTTTTAATCCATCAGTTGCACGTACGTTCCCATTAGAAACAAAATAGACAAAATTCCCAACTAATTCTAATATATAACTCAACAGGTCCTGATAAATTTCTTTTGTGTTATATTCAATGTCTCTTAAAAACCCAAAACAATCCTCAATGGTACTCTTGTTTAACAAATTAATAATGAAATAAAAGCCTTTAACGTATTCTTTATTCCAAACTTTATCTTTGTTGTTTCGCAAATGTTCTACTAGTTTTTGCTGAATTTCTTCTGGAAACTGTTCAAAAAACTTTACTGCAGTAAAGGTAAGTAAGCTA
Above is a genomic segment from Candidatus Margulisiibacteriota bacterium containing:
- a CDS encoding cellulase family glycosylhydrolase → MKKKIRGVNLGGWLVLEKWIKPSLFTDSLAEDELGLLLELKEIAVKRIEKHRSSFIQEKDIKWLASIGINTIRIPYGHWLFGEDYPYHKNYKGTKYPYVNGSLEYLDKAVDWAEKYAIDVVLDLHAAPGCQNGFDNGGMFNTCDWHKKEEYVEFTVKLLQRVAERYSQRRNILAISLLNEPRWDIPTNFINEFNLRAIEAMKTVSEAQIMFHEGFRDCVEWQGVYSDKEKKLLFYDIHRYQCFETLDMNQNIYEHINKPVTKLIQESKNIKDKLGIRCVVGEWSLGLDPMVVPVLFEIKSRNHAYLGLDEMQLEAAKKAFGCAQLLAYESFDGWFFWTYKTETQPEWSFQECVKRGWLPSSYF
- a CDS encoding 2-oxo acid dehydrogenase subunit E2, whose protein sequence is MQNIKTGERMSRVSYRKISIASWSHPKDPSIYCQLELETTNALKFINEINNKRNKNDVTLTHLVVKILGECFYKYNVLNLVLIRNKLFLRKETNVFVSTLLRTKKGKDLSGFSVKNVPDLTIEQVSEIVSKEVDFLRKSKESELEGFQSIVRWIPSMLLGIVYKIIDFVIYTLNLSPRIFGLPSDPIGSVIVTNLGSLGLENAFVPLSPYTRCPLIVAIGKTKMKPVVDNGQVVAKEITSLNFTLDHRYADGADAGLFLHYFKKIFENPESYSSVFK